Proteins encoded together in one Cyanobium sp. WAJ14-Wanaka window:
- a CDS encoding ATP-dependent RecD-like DNA helicase gives MNRFEQGSSEQASWVSPLANALSEALPRLHGGGPGPLVAELIEALTTALAAGELAIPLPSAAHLQALLASPLAREPDGPLVVEADQLLWRRWQQQRRSVLDQLVERAQTALSVQGKPEEKASKPALANNSQQPDPQQLRAVRAVLEHQLVLLEGGPGTGKTSTVVAMLAAVRAQQPECRIHLAAPTGKAAGRLKAAAAGFPCSTLHRLLESHGEGFRRNRRNPLALDLVVVDEVSMVDLDLMAALLEALPSPARLVLVGDGAQLAPVGAGSVLLELDSGAHRQALGAAAIRLTTTYRNNGAIAEVAASLRQESTPLATGLTDDTGLPDQTAALLASLDGTANLRWQRTSTRSLPAELLLRLRSHQRQLEKLASDQKTSNPEKLLALLANLLVLSPVRRGRWGVDEIHRALLGEALLAGAQRWPLGTPVLCQQNRDELGLANGDLGLVAEHGGRRQLLFASHGDGLPIWVHPAQLPGVQPAFALTVHKAQGSEASEVWVLLSDTGRPNQRLLYTALTRAKDHAVLITPS, from the coding sequence ATGAACCGGTTCGAACAGGGCAGCAGCGAACAGGCCAGCTGGGTTAGCCCGCTCGCCAACGCCCTCAGTGAAGCCCTACCCCGGCTCCATGGCGGCGGGCCAGGCCCCCTGGTGGCTGAGCTGATTGAAGCCCTCACCACCGCCTTGGCAGCTGGGGAGTTGGCGATCCCCCTGCCATCGGCTGCCCACCTTCAGGCCCTGCTGGCCTCACCCCTGGCCCGGGAGCCCGATGGGCCGCTCGTGGTGGAGGCAGACCAGCTGCTCTGGCGCCGCTGGCAGCAACAGCGTCGATCCGTGCTGGACCAACTGGTGGAACGGGCCCAGACAGCCTTGAGCGTCCAGGGCAAACCAGAAGAGAAGGCTTCCAAACCAGCCCTGGCAAACAACTCCCAGCAGCCAGATCCCCAGCAGCTAAGGGCGGTGAGGGCAGTGCTCGAACACCAGTTGGTGCTGCTTGAGGGGGGGCCGGGCACGGGCAAAACCAGCACGGTGGTGGCGATGTTGGCTGCCGTCAGGGCCCAACAACCCGAATGCCGGATCCACCTGGCGGCCCCCACCGGCAAGGCCGCCGGTCGGCTCAAGGCGGCTGCAGCTGGGTTTCCCTGCAGCACCCTGCATCGCCTGCTGGAAAGCCATGGTGAGGGCTTCCGGCGCAATCGCCGCAATCCCCTAGCCCTGGATTTGGTGGTGGTGGATGAGGTCTCGATGGTGGACCTGGACCTAATGGCAGCCCTGCTGGAGGCCCTGCCCAGTCCGGCTCGGTTGGTGCTGGTGGGCGACGGGGCCCAACTGGCGCCGGTGGGGGCGGGCTCCGTGCTGCTGGAACTCGATTCAGGCGCCCATCGCCAGGCCCTCGGAGCCGCGGCGATCCGCCTAACCACCACCTACCGCAACAACGGAGCCATCGCCGAGGTGGCCGCCAGCCTGCGGCAGGAGAGCACACCTCTAGCCACTGGCCTGACTGATGACACTGGCCTACCTGATCAAACGGCCGCCCTGCTGGCCTCATTGGATGGCACCGCCAACCTGCGCTGGCAGCGGACATCAACCAGATCCCTGCCTGCCGAGCTGCTGTTGCGTTTGCGCAGCCACCAAAGGCAGCTGGAAAAGCTAGCCAGTGATCAAAAAACCTCCAACCCTGAAAAGCTGCTGGCCCTGCTGGCCAACCTGCTGGTGCTCAGTCCGGTGCGGCGTGGCCGCTGGGGTGTGGACGAAATCCACCGCGCCCTATTGGGGGAAGCCCTCTTAGCTGGTGCCCAGCGCTGGCCCCTGGGCACTCCGGTGCTCTGCCAGCAGAACCGCGACGAGCTCGGCCTGGCCAACGGCGATCTGGGCCTGGTGGCGGAGCACGGGGGCAGGCGCCAATTGCTCTTTGCAAGCCATGGGGATGGCCTGCCAATTTGGGTTCACCCGGCCCAACTGCCTGGCGTCCAGCCCGCCTTCGCCCTAACCGTGCACAAGGCCCAGGGCAGCGAAGCCAGCGAGGTATGGGTTCTACTAAGTGACACGGGGCGTCCTAACCAGCGCCTGCTTTACACAGCCCTTACCAGGGCCAAAGATCACGCAGTGCTGATCACCCCGAGCTAG
- a CDS encoding UvrD-helicase domain-containing protein, translating to MKSAVAKSAVSPFDANGFPLAPGLRLLEASAGTGKTFALAHLVLRLVGEEQLGLGELLVVTFTEAAAAELRDRIGQRLSQAQACLADPSREIPDPVLASWLDHWGESGDRSGGLASGDSTALQARLLMALEELDSADITTIHGFCRRTLQRQALEAGQPPDLQLEAESGPLVRQVAHDYWQQQVLALPEHLLAGLMTSIKGPQALEPLLAQLDGDPALQLDPLPPGLGLEEPLAPQLEGLWQGWWHDLNQHWPQRGAELEASLRAAAAHWRELGCKSTGKYSPKPTKDRRALLDSWLQGSDLDSQQRGDYGAIRGQELLSEYFHPGAFLKVARPIEAPTSGDPSLPQPELMGAIAAAMEGPAEALLLHACHWGRAELKARRERRGRLGFAQLLEGLDPGEQASTPLLRAVGERYRAALIDEFQDTDPIQWRILAGAFQPSEHRIVLVGDPKQAIYRFRGGELATYLLARECARKEGGISSLQNNFRSSQPLLEGLNRLMAPGLRRSELEVLEVRAMANKGTIELAAGEQPLQLLWLGADRPAGSPAPSRSQLDQMLPKRIAAFTAQLLARRLVISKAHQGDQAGQGEILGANGICLLVGTHSQAEALRQALEYEGIASRLVSKGDVLESEGAGALQRFLDALADPANPNRLRLLAASALLGWSAEQLASTTAEQWGELAARLGAMAEQLPRRGLLGILGSLLEEQGLARLSLGGRLLADLQQSAELVQECLHTERLGPAAAADWLRRRRLDPVRDVPEAHQPHSDAVDAAVSVVTVHRSKGLEYPVVICPYLWQAPSTQARAGQRLGVRWHPPDAALGAPVLDLHLNGHWGRGYQARSQQLEAELAERERLAYVAATRAQQLLVLAWGPAHGQGGNPLSPWLFSQEQGDCDYTSRSDADWLELLKLEMESRRVPIELLTGPAAGAAASAARSAEPAAAPTKLGRGPVPERNFDSRWGRSSYTSWTKGSHGAAPQALEEGRETDDPSQEVAQLGAQLGAQVGDQDSITANWSDQGPLAQFPRGAQAGDCLHRILEQIDYQQEADHPCRRGICERELQRSGIDINQADAVLLGLQQLLDTPLGGPLGPFKLNQLGQGQRLNELNFDLPIALVEAQALATCFAGHPGGQFGASYAASLAQLSVASEGFLTGSMDLIFRAADRQGQPRWWVADWKSNWLGERDANGKPLACGPLHYTTAAMAGLMEANHYPLQAHLYLVALHRYLRWRLSDYEPERDLGGSLYLFLRGVPGASPQALAIANNEELMVPGVFVDIAPLERLLALDRLLGNSWARGLVP from the coding sequence ATGAAGAGTGCCGTGGCCAAAAGTGCCGTCAGCCCCTTTGATGCCAATGGCTTTCCGCTCGCTCCCGGGCTGCGGCTGCTGGAGGCCAGTGCTGGCACCGGCAAAACCTTTGCCCTGGCCCACCTGGTGCTGCGCCTGGTCGGCGAGGAGCAATTAGGCCTCGGTGAGCTGCTGGTGGTGACCTTCACCGAGGCGGCCGCGGCTGAATTGCGGGACCGCATTGGCCAGCGGTTGAGCCAGGCCCAGGCCTGCCTGGCCGATCCCAGCAGGGAAATTCCCGATCCCGTGCTGGCCAGCTGGCTGGATCACTGGGGCGAATCCGGGGACAGATCCGGGGGCTTGGCCAGTGGTGACTCAACCGCCCTGCAGGCGAGGTTGCTAATGGCCCTTGAGGAGCTCGATAGCGCCGACATCACCACCATCCACGGCTTCTGCCGGCGCACCCTGCAGCGCCAGGCCCTGGAGGCAGGCCAACCCCCCGACCTCCAACTGGAGGCTGAAAGCGGCCCCCTGGTGCGCCAGGTGGCCCACGACTACTGGCAGCAGCAGGTGCTGGCCCTGCCGGAGCACTTACTGGCGGGGCTGATGACCAGCATCAAGGGGCCCCAGGCCCTGGAACCGCTGCTGGCCCAATTGGATGGCGATCCAGCCCTACAGCTAGATCCCCTCCCCCCCGGCCTGGGCCTGGAGGAGCCCCTCGCCCCCCAGCTAGAGGGCCTCTGGCAAGGCTGGTGGCACGACCTCAACCAGCATTGGCCCCAACGGGGCGCAGAGCTGGAGGCCAGCCTGCGGGCGGCGGCGGCCCATTGGCGCGAGCTGGGCTGCAAGAGCACGGGCAAGTACAGCCCCAAGCCCACCAAGGACCGGCGGGCCCTGCTGGATAGCTGGCTGCAGGGCAGCGACCTAGACAGCCAACAGCGGGGCGACTACGGGGCGATTCGGGGCCAGGAACTGCTTTCGGAATACTTCCACCCGGGCGCCTTTCTGAAGGTGGCCCGGCCGATCGAGGCCCCAACAAGCGGAGATCCCTCCCTGCCCCAGCCAGAACTGATGGGGGCCATTGCTGCGGCGATGGAAGGCCCTGCCGAAGCCCTGTTGCTGCACGCCTGCCACTGGGGTCGGGCCGAATTAAAGGCCCGCCGCGAACGCCGAGGCCGGCTGGGCTTTGCCCAATTACTGGAGGGTCTTGACCCCGGCGAGCAGGCGAGCACCCCCCTTTTAAGGGCCGTGGGGGAGCGCTACCGGGCCGCCTTGATCGATGAATTCCAGGACACCGATCCAATCCAATGGCGGATCCTGGCCGGGGCTTTTCAGCCAAGCGAGCACAGGATTGTGCTGGTGGGGGACCCCAAGCAGGCGATCTACCGGTTCAGGGGCGGCGAATTGGCCACCTACCTGCTCGCCCGCGAATGCGCCCGCAAAGAAGGCGGCATCAGCAGCCTGCAAAACAACTTTCGCTCCTCCCAGCCCCTGCTCGAAGGTCTCAACCGTCTAATGGCCCCAGGCCTAAGGCGCTCCGAGCTGGAGGTGCTGGAGGTAAGGGCGATGGCCAACAAGGGCACGATCGAGCTTGCGGCAGGGGAGCAACCGCTGCAACTGCTCTGGCTCGGCGCCGATCGCCCCGCCGGCAGCCCGGCCCCCAGCCGTAGCCAGCTGGACCAGATGCTGCCAAAGCGCATTGCCGCCTTCACCGCCCAGCTGTTGGCGCGGCGGCTCGTAATCAGCAAGGCTCACCAAGGAGACCAGGCCGGGCAGGGCGAAATCCTGGGGGCCAATGGCATTTGCCTGCTGGTGGGCACCCACTCCCAGGCCGAGGCCCTGCGCCAGGCCCTCGAGTACGAGGGCATAGCCAGCCGCCTGGTGAGCAAGGGGGATGTGCTGGAGAGCGAAGGGGCTGGGGCCCTGCAGCGCTTCCTCGATGCCCTGGCCGATCCGGCCAATCCGAACCGGCTGCGGCTACTCGCCGCCTCAGCGCTGCTGGGCTGGAGTGCGGAGCAATTGGCCAGCACCACGGCCGAGCAATGGGGTGAATTGGCCGCGCGTCTGGGCGCCATGGCCGAGCAACTGCCCCGCCGGGGCCTGCTGGGGATACTGGGCAGCTTGCTGGAGGAGCAGGGGCTGGCCAGGCTTTCCCTAGGGGGCCGGCTGCTGGCCGACCTGCAGCAAAGCGCCGAGCTGGTGCAGGAATGTCTGCACACCGAAAGGCTTGGCCCCGCTGCCGCTGCCGACTGGCTGCGCCGGCGCCGGCTCGATCCCGTCCGGGATGTGCCTGAGGCCCACCAGCCCCACAGCGATGCGGTGGATGCGGCCGTTTCCGTGGTGACCGTCCACCGCAGCAAGGGGTTGGAGTATCCAGTTGTGATCTGCCCCTACCTCTGGCAGGCCCCATCAACCCAGGCGCGGGCTGGCCAAAGACTGGGGGTCCGCTGGCACCCCCCCGATGCGGCCCTGGGGGCGCCGGTGCTGGATCTCCATCTCAATGGCCACTGGGGCAGGGGCTACCAGGCCCGCAGCCAGCAGCTCGAAGCCGAACTGGCTGAACGGGAACGCCTCGCCTATGTGGCCGCCACCCGCGCCCAACAACTGCTGGTTTTGGCCTGGGGACCAGCCCATGGCCAAGGGGGCAATCCCCTTTCCCCCTGGCTATTCAGCCAGGAGCAGGGCGATTGCGACTACACCAGCCGCAGCGATGCCGACTGGCTTGAGCTCTTGAAATTGGAAATGGAGTCGCGGCGGGTTCCCATCGAGCTGCTTACTGGCCCAGCGGCTGGTGCTGCCGCAAGTGCAGCCAGATCCGCAGAACCAGCAGCCGCCCCTACAAAACTGGGCCGGGGCCCGGTGCCGGAGCGCAATTTCGATAGTCGTTGGGGCCGCAGCAGTTACACCAGCTGGACAAAAGGCAGCCATGGCGCCGCACCCCAGGCCCTGGAGGAGGGCCGTGAAACCGACGACCCAAGCCAGGAAGTTGCCCAACTAGGCGCCCAACTTGGCGCCCAAGTAGGTGACCAAGATTCGATTACCGCCAACTGGAGCGACCAGGGGCCCCTGGCCCAATTTCCCAGGGGTGCCCAGGCCGGCGACTGCCTGCACCGGATCCTCGAGCAAATCGACTACCAGCAGGAGGCGGACCACCCATGCCGTCGTGGGATCTGCGAGCGGGAATTGCAGCGCTCGGGCATCGACATCAACCAGGCCGATGCCGTGTTGCTTGGCCTGCAGCAACTGCTCGACACCCCCCTCGGCGGCCCCCTGGGCCCTTTCAAACTCAACCAGTTGGGGCAGGGCCAGCGGCTCAACGAGCTGAATTTCGATCTGCCGATCGCCCTGGTGGAGGCCCAGGCCCTGGCCACCTGCTTCGCTGGGCACCCAGGCGGCCAATTTGGGGCGAGCTACGCCGCCAGCCTGGCCCAGCTCTCGGTTGCCAGCGAAGGATTTCTGACCGGCTCGATGGATTTGATCTTCCGTGCGGCCGATCGCCAGGGCCAGCCGCGCTGGTGGGTGGCCGACTGGAAAAGCAACTGGCTAGGCGAAAGGGATGCCAACGGCAAACCGCTGGCCTGCGGCCCTCTCCACTACACAACAGCTGCCATGGCAGGGCTGATGGAGGCAAACCACTACCCCCTCCAGGCCCACCTCTACCTAGTCGCCCTCCATCGCTACCTGCGCTGGCGATTGAGCGATTACGAGCCGGAACGGGATTTGGGAGGTTCGCTCTACCTCTTTTTGCGGGGGGTACCCGGAGCCAGCCCGCAGGCCCTAGCAATCGCCAACAACGAGGAATTAATGGTGCCCGGGGTATTCGTAGACATTGCGCCCCTGGAGCGGTTGCTGGCCCTGGACCGCCTGCTCGGTAATTCCTGGGCCCGGGGATTGGTGCCATGA